In Sphingobacterium sp. lm-10, the DNA window GAAATATGGATGAAGGTGGTGAAATTACTTACTGCCGACGTCGAAAAGATGGTCATTGCCAAACAGATTGCTGATCAGCGCAAGCAGTTTATCGTGTTGTCTGAGCATATGTTCGCGTTAGCTAAAGGATCAGAACTTGGAGAAGCCATTTATTATCAACAATGTCCTATGGCCAATGACGGTAAAGGTGCCACTTGGTTGAGCAAAGAGAGTGAAATCAAAAATCCATACTACGGTTCTAAAATGCTAAGCTGTGGTAGCACCATAGAGACTATCAAATGATGTATTTCTGCATATTTAAGCTAGTTATTGGTTAGATGTGGACATAAGAATCTCAAGATAATGATGAAAAATAAGATCTACCGGCTATGTTATGTCGTGCTTTTAGCAACGCTATTGGTCCACCCGGTATCTGCGCAAAAGATCGTTCACTATGATTTGTACGTGAAGGATACTTTGGTCAATTACGCTGGAAAATCAAAGCGAGCAATCGCTGTGAACGGACAAATTCCGATGCCTACACTGACATTTATCGAAGGGGATACAGCCGAGATAGTCGTACATAATCTGCTAAAAGAAAATACCTCGCTGCATTGGCACGGCGTATTTCTGCCAAATAAGGAAGATGGTGTTCCTCATCTGACTCAACAGCCGATAAAACCTGGAACAAATTTTACGTATCGATTTCCGGTTGTTCAAAACGGAACACACTGGTATCATTCACATTCGGGTTTGCAAGAGCAGATAGGTATGTACGGTAATTTGGTGTTTGAAAAGCGGAAGGATGATAAAACGTTTCGCAGGGGAATCGACGATCTGCCGACGGTTCCTATCGTGTTGAGCGAGTGGACAAATCTCAATCCTAATAATGTAAATAGGATGTTGCACAATGCAAACGATTGGGCGGCGATTAAAAAAGGAGCTACGCAATCTTATGGTGAAGCGATCAAAGAGCGAAAGTTCGGTGTGAAGTTGACGAACGAATGGAAGCGTATGCTTGCTATGGATGTGAGCGATGTGTATTATGATAAGGTTTTAATGAACGGTGCACCTTCTACAGATTTTGATTCTGTCGGTGGAAAGCCTTTAAAAGCTGGGGATAAGGTTCGTTTGAGAATCTCCAATGGAGGCGCTTCTTCTTATTTTTGGTTACGATATGCTGGAGGTAAAATGACCGTGGTAGCTAGTGATGGGAATGATGTCATTCCCATCGACGTAGATCGATTGATTATCGCGGTTTCAGAAACGTATGATGTGGTCGTCACGATTCCGCAAGATAGTCTATCTTACGAATTTTTGGCAACCACAGAAGATAGAACGCAATCGGCAAGCTATTTCATCGGAAATGGTATAAAGCAGTTGATATCTCGGTTGCCGAGGCTTCACTATTTTGAAGGCATGAAAATGATGAATGGTATGATGAAGATGGATGGAAATCTAGACGATATGGGAATGAAAATGAGTCTCAATCAGATGGATATGAATGTGGTTATGTATCCTGAAATATCCGGTAAATCGGCGGGGAATCTTAGTCATCACAATCATAGTCAAACAGAAAAGCATCCCAACGTGAATCAGTATGATGCGAATGCTCTAGGTGATATTGTCACATTGAATTATGCGATGCTCGAATCTACTCGCGATACAGAACTTCCCAGCGATGCGCCTGTCAAGGAACTTAAATTTACGCTTACCGGAAATATGAACCGATATGTTTGGAGCATGGATAATAAAGTGCTTTCCGAAGCCGATAAAATTCCTGTAAGGAAAGGTGAGGTGTTGCGTATCGCAATTTATAACAATTCGATGATGCGGCACCCCATGCATTTGCACGGATTTGATTTCAGAATCGTAAATGGTAAAGGGAAGAGTGCACCACTTAAAAATGTAATCGATGTAATGCCGATGGAAACGGATACGATTGAATTTTTAGCAAATGAGGAAGGCGATTGGTTTTTCCATTGTCACATTCTGTACCATATGATGGCGGGCATGAATCGTGTTTTCGCGGTGGGCGATTATCAAAACCCCCACCTTGCTGATAGAAATAAAGCGTATAAAGCCTTGCAAAATGAAAGCAACATGTCGCATTTCATGGTAGAAAACGACTTTGCAACCAATGGGAATGACGGGTCTGCCATGTTGCAAAACACCCGTTGGAGCCTGGGCACGGAATGGCGCTTAGGTTATAACGACATGCATGGCTATGAGGTAGAAACTCATTTTGGTCGATACTTTGGAAAGATGCAATGGTTTATGCCTTTTATTGGTTTTGATTGGCGTTATCGAAAAATGGGAATGGATGAGCATGAAAATAATTTGTTCGGTCAGGCCAATAACAAGGATAACAGAAGCGCGGTAAGTTTAGGTTTGATGTACACTTTGCCTATGTTAATCAATTTTCAGGCGGAAATTTATCACGACGGAATCGTTCGTTTTGGTTTAATGCGTGAAGATATACCCATTTCAAAACGATTGCGAGCGGGGTTTATGATTAATACCGATTTCGAATACATGGGTGATTTGCGCTACATTATCACAAAGAATATAGGGGTGCGCACGCATTACGATAGCGATATGGGATTTGGTATCGGGCTTGCACTTAACTACTAGGTTCAACGATAGCCTCAATAGAAAGAGTAAAAGCCGTATAACACATCAACTGATGTTATACGGCTTTTAAAAAGCTGTTAAAATGGTCTAATTTTGCTTACGCAGAGAACGAACTGCCACAGCCGCATGTGCTAGAAGCATTGGGGTTATTGAAGGTGAATCCTCTGGCATCCAATCCGTTCTTGAAATCCACTTCCATGCCTGCAAGGTATAAACCATGTCCTTTGTTCATGAATACACGGATGCCTTCAATAGTATATTCGCTATCTCCATCCTTCTTTTGATCGAAGCCTAGGATATAGCTCATGCCCGAACAGCCTCCGCCTTCAACTCCTACGCGTAATCCGAAGTCAGGACTAATCTCTTGCTGATCTATCAGTTTTCGTAATTCTTTTACAGCTCCATCCGTCAATGTAAGAGGTGCTGGAGCTACTATACTTTCTGTACTCATAATCCTTACCGTTTAATCTTTAATCCTTAACAAAAATACATATTTTTTAGTACAAACTTTTGAGCTGTATGTTTTTGACACTATCGCTACATTTCCAGTATTCGAAATGAACGCCTGCAGCAGATAGACTAAAATAGCCTCAGATTTTAGATAAGTTATTTAAATAAGAAGTATATTTGCTACTCATTATTAGGGTTTAAAATCTACTAAATTTACATACAATATGGAAAGAGATCAGGCTATATTTAATCTGATAGCTGAGGAGCTAAAACGTCAAGAAGAAGGCATTGAATTGATTGCCTCAGAAAACTTTGTAAGCAAGCAAGTGATGGAAGCTGCTGGTTCTGTTTTAACGAACAAGTATGCGGAAGGCTTGCCGGGAAAACGCTATTATGGTGGTTGTGAGGTGGTTGACAAGATTGAAGATATCGCTATTGATCGTGCTAAACAACTTTTCGGTGCACAATGGGTGAATGTACAACCTCACTCTGGAGCGCAAGCGAATGCTGCCGTGTTTTTAGCAATTTTAAAGCCAGGGGATAAAATCTTAGGCTTTGATCTTTCGCATGGTGGTCACCTAACACATGGTTCTCCAGTTAACTTTTCCGGTAAATTGTATGAACCGCATTTTTATGGTGTTGTCAAAGAAACTGGTTTGATCGATTACGATCAATTGGAGGAAACGGCACGTCGTGAGAAGCCAAAAGTAATTATTTGTGGTGCTTCTTCGTATTCACGCGATTGGGATTATCCACGTATCCGCAAAGTAGCGGATGAGGTAGGTGCTCTGGTAGTCGCTGATATTTCGCATCCGGCAGGATTAATTGCACGTGGCTTGTTGTCAGATCCTCTTCCACATTGTCATATTGTAACCACTACTACGCACAAAAC includes these proteins:
- the glyA gene encoding serine hydroxymethyltransferase, with translation MERDQAIFNLIAEELKRQEEGIELIASENFVSKQVMEAAGSVLTNKYAEGLPGKRYYGGCEVVDKIEDIAIDRAKQLFGAQWVNVQPHSGAQANAAVFLAILKPGDKILGFDLSHGGHLTHGSPVNFSGKLYEPHFYGVVKETGLIDYDQLEETARREKPKVIICGASSYSRDWDYPRIRKVADEVGALVVADISHPAGLIARGLLSDPLPHCHIVTTTTHKTLRGPRGGMIMVGQDFENPWGIKGPKGDVRTITQLLDLAVFPGTQGGPLEHTIAAKAIAYGEALTDSYMDYIVQVKKNAAALAQFFVEKDYHIISGGTDNHLMLVDLRNKDISGKEAEAVLGKAGITTNKNMVPFDTRSPFVTSGVRFGTAAITTRGIKETEIIQIGELIDEALINAGNDTQLATIHGKVVELMGKFPLYK
- a CDS encoding iron-sulfur cluster assembly accessory protein produces the protein MSTESIVAPAPLTLTDGAVKELRKLIDQQEISPDFGLRVGVEGGGCSGMSYILGFDQKKDGDSEYTIEGIRVFMNKGHGLYLAGMEVDFKNGLDARGFTFNNPNASSTCGCGSSFSA
- a CDS encoding multicopper oxidase domain-containing protein is translated as MMKNKIYRLCYVVLLATLLVHPVSAQKIVHYDLYVKDTLVNYAGKSKRAIAVNGQIPMPTLTFIEGDTAEIVVHNLLKENTSLHWHGVFLPNKEDGVPHLTQQPIKPGTNFTYRFPVVQNGTHWYHSHSGLQEQIGMYGNLVFEKRKDDKTFRRGIDDLPTVPIVLSEWTNLNPNNVNRMLHNANDWAAIKKGATQSYGEAIKERKFGVKLTNEWKRMLAMDVSDVYYDKVLMNGAPSTDFDSVGGKPLKAGDKVRLRISNGGASSYFWLRYAGGKMTVVASDGNDVIPIDVDRLIIAVSETYDVVVTIPQDSLSYEFLATTEDRTQSASYFIGNGIKQLISRLPRLHYFEGMKMMNGMMKMDGNLDDMGMKMSLNQMDMNVVMYPEISGKSAGNLSHHNHSQTEKHPNVNQYDANALGDIVTLNYAMLESTRDTELPSDAPVKELKFTLTGNMNRYVWSMDNKVLSEADKIPVRKGEVLRIAIYNNSMMRHPMHLHGFDFRIVNGKGKSAPLKNVIDVMPMETDTIEFLANEEGDWFFHCHILYHMMAGMNRVFAVGDYQNPHLADRNKAYKALQNESNMSHFMVENDFATNGNDGSAMLQNTRWSLGTEWRLGYNDMHGYEVETHFGRYFGKMQWFMPFIGFDWRYRKMGMDEHENNLFGQANNKDNRSAVSLGLMYTLPMLINFQAEIYHDGIVRFGLMREDIPISKRLRAGFMINTDFEYMGDLRYIITKNIGVRTHYDSDMGFGIGLALNY